The sequence below is a genomic window from Desulfovibrio sp. JC022.
GAAAAGAATGAAGTTCAGGAGCAGGGTTTTCTGGAATATTTTGGACATTCTCATTTTCATTTGTTCCACCTCTTCCAGTCCTTGAGAGGGACGAATTTTCCGTTCGAGACAGTTGTATAGTACACTTCGTCAAGTCCCTGATGCTTCCCGCGTCCGAAATTGACATCCGTACCTATACCGATATCCAGATTACGGATGGACAGGGTTGCGGCATAAATATTGCCCTGATACTGGGGCATGGAGACCTGTTCCAGAATCCGGGTCATGACTTTTGCGTTTAGGAATCCTTCAAAACTGATGAAACTGAATTTCTGGGGAGTGTATCCTTTGCCGAATCCTTCCGGTGCGGGCGGGTTTTCAGTCATGGCTTTACGGTATTCCTGCACGGCGGGCAGGCTGGTGTCTTCGTAGCTGGGCACTGTCTGGGAATTGATCAGGTCGGTAGTGTAGTTTTTCCCTGTTGTTCGCCCTAGTCCGTCCAGCAGCTCCAGCATGTTCTCACTGCCCACAAAGGAGAGGTTGCAGATGGGGTCGCCTATTCCGGCATCCCGTGCATCACGGATGAAAGCCGCACAGGCTTCGTATGCCCCCACGGAAATTATTGCATCCGGTTTACCTTTTTTGATGATTTCCACCTGCTCATGCATGGAATCGCTGAATGAGGTCCCGCGTCTGTATGTGGCCTCTGCAACAATGTTCAGCCCTTTTTCACGCAGGGCCTTTCTGATTCCGTCCCATCCGCTTCTGCCGTATGCGTCAGCCTGATAGAATACGGCCACACGGTGACGCCCGGCCATATAAAGATTGTGAACCAGTCCCCATGTTTCCTGTCGGTAGGATGCCCGCAGGTTGAATACGTATTCTTCGTAAGGAAATTCTCTTTGCGGCTGGGCTCCGGTAAACGGGAAGAACAGATATTCCGGTTCTTTTGAATTGAAATGTTTGATGACCGGAAGTACGCGGGTTACGGTAGGGGTGCCCACATAATTGAAAAGACAATCAACATGGTCTTTTTCCACCAGTTTGATTGTGTTGCGGATTGCCGGTTCGGGGTTGTAGCCGTCATCCATGAATTTGATGACAATCTTGCGTCCGTTGATTCCGCCTTTTGCGTTGATTTGATCAAAATATGCTTTTGATCCCCGGTAAAGTTCTATGCCCAGCCCCTTACTGGGGCCTGTGAATGCTGCGGACATTCCGAGTAGAAAAGGTTTTTGTTTCTCTGCGGCGGCTGAGGGGCATAACAGCAGGGAGGTGAGCAGGAGCAATGCCAGCGTGGATAAGGCTTTGTACATACCGGAAACCCCGGGGGTTTTACAGCCGTACCTCATAAAACAAGAGCTTGCAGGTCCGGCATTAGTTCATGTGGTTACGAGATATTTTGCAGAATCTCGTTGATACCGGACGATCAATGTCAATTGATTCCGCCCCGGTTTCAATGTCAGAAATATTGTCAATAAACAGGTTTACCAGATCATGATCCAGTTTGCCTTCAGCTGCTTCCAGAGAGAGAATTTTCAAGGCCCTCTCTTTTGGGGTCGCGGGCTTGTAATGCCGTTCCTGAGTAATTGCATCGTAAATGTCTACAATGGCCAGAATTCTGCTCTGGATAAGAATATCATCAGCGCAAAGACCTTCAGGGTATCCTGATCCGTCGAGTCTTTCATGGTGTTGCCCGATGATGGTTAAGAGTTGGGAGAGATCGTCCTGAAAGGGGATGTGTTCCAGTATGCGCCTGCTTTCTGCCGGGTGCCGTTCGATTTCCATACGTTCTTCCGAGGTCAGGTTGCCGCGGCGTACGGTTAAACATTCTCTTTCAGTGGGCTGGAGCATGTGGATGGTAGATCCATTGACTTTGAATTTTACATCACTGATGTTGTTAACAAAGTCGAGGTCTTCTTGGTCCGGGCTCAGGGAACTGTTGATCTGTTTGATCCGTTTATAGTCATCTTCCCATTCATGCATGTGATGAATGCCGAAAAGCTTCAAGCGCATGCCGATTACGTCCACCATGGATTTCGGCAAACGGGTTTTTTTGGTCAGGACTTCTTCTTTAATGCCGATTTTTCCGATGTCGTGGAGAATGCCGGAATAAAAAATCTCCCGCAGCTGTTCATCAGAAAAATCTATGTTTCCGAATTTTGCGTCGTCCTGTGAAATTTGTCTGGCAAAGGATACCGCAAGATGGGCCACACGGTCGGAATGACCGGCGGTGAATGGGTCTCGGGCATCAATTGCTTCAGCCAGTGCCTTAAGCAGAGCGTCCATCATTACGCGGATGGATTCAAAATTGTAAGCATTGCTGATGGAAATCCCGGCTAC
It includes:
- a CDS encoding ABC transporter substrate-binding protein, with amino-acid sequence MYKALSTLALLLLTSLLLCPSAAAEKQKPFLLGMSAAFTGPSKGLGIELYRGSKAYFDQINAKGGINGRKIVIKFMDDGYNPEPAIRNTIKLVEKDHVDCLFNYVGTPTVTRVLPVIKHFNSKEPEYLFFPFTGAQPQREFPYEEYVFNLRASYRQETWGLVHNLYMAGRHRVAVFYQADAYGRSGWDGIRKALREKGLNIVAEATYRRGTSFSDSMHEQVEIIKKGKPDAIISVGAYEACAAFIRDARDAGIGDPICNLSFVGSENMLELLDGLGRTTGKNYTTDLINSQTVPSYEDTSLPAVQEYRKAMTENPPAPEGFGKGYTPQKFSFISFEGFLNAKVMTRILEQVSMPQYQGNIYAATLSIRNLDIGIGTDVNFGRGKHQGLDEVYYTTVSNGKFVPLKDWKRWNK
- a CDS encoding HD domain-containing phosphohydrolase, with the translated sequence MNAGLNPEIRLKKIIKPKKLKSFLQKALPLLPEGSVLCVYIDGTPIFCAQPVRHSFEETILSPVKNPAGDNLCLGAFILNRGNLSEPELQHIKSVLEFTSFSIANYIESETARRLIGEETLSKYRELALLHRSIVELNNSLRLKDVITALTNECKTSALPAEMGAVYLPEEEGFRIFDSFGNFSAEESQTLVECSLFKDVISSLRGEIINDVAKDRRCQNKLSANIRSMLIMPIPSPNVCEGVLVLTSCGTNVFNAAHLKHVSTLSSVAGISISNAYNFESIRVMMDALLKALAEAIDARDPFTAGHSDRVAHLAVSFARQISQDDAKFGNIDFSDEQLREIFYSGILHDIGKIGIKEEVLTKKTRLPKSMVDVIGMRLKLFGIHHMHEWEDDYKRIKQINSSLSPDQEDLDFVNNISDVKFKVNGSTIHMLQPTERECLTVRRGNLTSEERMEIERHPAESRRILEHIPFQDDLSQLLTIIGQHHERLDGSGYPEGLCADDILIQSRILAIVDIYDAITQERHYKPATPKERALKILSLEAAEGKLDHDLVNLFIDNISDIETGAESIDIDRPVSTRFCKISRNHMN